The following is a genomic window from Thalassophryne amazonica chromosome 14, fThaAma1.1, whole genome shotgun sequence.
TACAGCACTGTGCAAATATTCGTAAAACTAGTATTTGAATATTTAGAATTTTCTGATGAAGAGTGACGTACATAAAAAACATGTTGAATTTATTcagttgtgtgtgtctgtgtgaagtcACGCATCAGACtgtaaacaagtttttttttaagaaaacaccagaaaatacagaaatatttctATCACATATTTCCAACACTTTTGcacaatacagtaaaatctgACAAAGTGTTTCAAACAGTCCCATTTTTTTAAAACTGACGAGTTCAGATTTGTTGTCAAGATCACTggtgttattttttattaatgaatTTGTGCACTTTATTCTGAAcagtttttgtttctttctttattAAGAGAACACCAgaaaattcatttaaaaaaaaaaaaaaaaaaaacctgacaaataaGGAGTTCAGATTTGTCATCATGATCATTGGTGTTAGTTTTTATGAATAAATTCATGAACTTTATTCCGAAGTTTGCTGAGTTTTAAGCCGTATATCAGAGGATTCATAATCGGAGGAATAAGAAACACTTCTATTGACATGAAGTTCTGCAGGTTTTGAGTTAAACTAAGTGAACCAAACCGCATGTACATCAAATCAAAGAGCACAGCCACACCAAAATTAAGCAGAGCAATCAAATGTGGGACGCAAGTTTGTACAAATTTATTCCAGCCCTCATTTGACCTTTGGCACGTTCTCAGCAGAGGGATGTAAGAACAAAGAATAAAGACAAAATGAAGAATGTAaaagatgatgttgaaataaacaACACCTGTGTTGGCGACAGACGGTGTGCAGGCCAGTTTATTGATAAAATAATTAGAACAGTAGAGTTTAGGGATGTTTGAGCCGCATAAGTCAGATTGAAGAACAGTCATTGTGTTAACAAACATGCAGAAAAGTGGTAACAGCCACGAGAAGACCACGAAGAGAGCGACTCTTTGTTTAGTCATCACAGAGTGGTACCTCAGCGGGAGACAAATCGCAACATATCTGTCAAAGGCCATGAGGGTTAGGGTCGAAAGGTCACACGAGTAAGAGGAGTAAATCACAAAACTCTGCAGAAAACACTCCGTGTACGAGGCCACGTGAGCGGGCGACAGCAGGTCTTTGAGAAATTTGGGGTAAAAGCCTGAAGTCCCGTAGAGTCCGCTCACGCACATACTGCACAGGAATACGTACATGGGGTCGTGAAGAGTTCGGTCTGTTACGATGGTTAAAATGAGAGCCACGTTTACAAACCAGATGATTACGTAATACAGAGAAGTGACGGCGAACAGAACGAGTTTGTGTTCGGCCGTGAAATTTAACCctgaaagagagaaaaagaaaccGTTAGAAACAACCATTGTACttaatgtcatttatataaaacacatatcaaatagaaaaaaataatcaaagaagacgtgttgttgttcattcattcattcattttctgaaccagtTCATTCCCCGGTTCTGATGATCTCTGCTGTTGGCTCTGTGTGTCTCGTCTCTAAATCAGCTTTCTGATGATGTCGGCACATGTTGGGAATTCAGACGGTCCCAGTGGGAAACACGTCCAGTGTCACTGCAGCTGAAAAAAACAACACCATAAACAACTTCAAACAGGTGTTCACAACTTTCCAGGTTTGAACTTTTTATAATCGACAGAGTAACTTTAAGCCTGTTCATCGTGGTTtccaaaaatgtttaaatgtgaACGACTCGGCACATTTGTACAAATGGTCATTTCTGTTATTACGTTTAAGTCGGGAACCCACGGACGACTACACGCTGTCCAACACAACTACAACACAGTCGTTCCATGATGCACCTCGACATGTTTGTCTCGTAGACGCGTGTTGTAATGGGGTCTCAGTGTGAACTACACCACAAATATAATCATTCAACTGACACACGACGACACGTGTGTCAtgcgatttatttatttttaaaccacTCTGATCATGTCGACCCATTTCTGACACACCACTGAAGGCTGCATGTCCACCGCTACACAAGcagcctttgaaatgggacagcgTAGTCACGTAGACATGTATGATgtaaaccaggggtgcccaactttttctgaaccgAGATCTTCTTTTAAAGtagacagtgtatcgagatctaccaagccatatcgaacaccatagcatagccacaatttattgtgcaccaatataataacacaatttttggcaaaaagataaagttttaacaataataatgcattgtTGAAATAAATCtgcatggtggaaaagaataagcacaagtaggcctaggactggcctcaaattggaaaagttgttcccgaccttagtgggacttctggcacagAGAGGACaaagctggtctctcatagtctggacattaggagctgagtgcagcagGCACTCAGAcacactctgtctgcattagattccagaattgAACATTCattgtcaggtgttgctctgaatttgagctcaatgtcatttttcagtgtgaggatctcattctcaatagcacagatattatggggccattattgtagcaaaagcatTGGCAAATGTGTGTttcgatccacaaatgtgtaacctgatccacaaatgtgtaaaaaaaaaaaaaaaaaaaaaaaatcagcgcaTGTGTAACCAACCATGTGTCTGTAAAAAACGGGCTActcgattggatgtgttcttacgTGTGACTTTTGCTACAGTTCTGCCACGTTAGATCTGTAAATGCATGCAGCAATTTGTACTTGTTTGGAGACTAACCACCAATGATATCAGTCACCACTACCTTTTTTAGCCTGGCCAGGTCCATGAAAAACATCTTTgagggcatgttttttttttgttttttgttttttcctgtgtttCAGAGACCAGGAACATGAATGGATCTTCTTgtgtcttttaattttaaataaacacaagaataaaaatggtaataaaaagaaaatgttaaTGGTCCCTTTCAGCCAGCTGCATGTCAAGATCCATGTAATTCACAAAGAacagaggacgtctcattttgggaaaaaaggttttggtcagttgtagaacgtttggaaaaaggtgtcgtttgatttaaaacggtgattcgctttgaagataATGATTCCAGAAGAACTCCTGGCCCGACGCTTAGTCTGGGGGACCCGTGCCCCTCCCTGGAGGAATTTGATTCATACAGGAACACCGACAGTGTCCGATCACAGTGTGCTGTCATCGGCtaaccttaaaaaaaatctgtgccccCTTCCAGACTTCCAGCTCTCGTAATTACagtacaggattttttttttcttatccagtgaatgcaatgctCTTCCGTAGGATACAGTACTGTTTGTATTAACATTTTCTTATTATTACCATTTTGTTCTTGTGGTTACTTAAAATTAAAAGACGCAAGAACATCCATTCATGTTCCCGGTCTCCGAAACACAGGAAGAGCAAAAAATGAAACATGCCCTCAAAGATGTTCTTCGAGGACCCGGCCAGGCTTAAAACGGTAGCAGtgactgatatcattggtgcttgcGCCCCCTGGTAGTTAGTCTCTGAACAAGTTCAAGTCGCTGCACACATTTATCGAGCTAACGCGGCAGAAGTATAGCAAAAGTCATGTGTAAGAATACATCCAATCAAGTGGTCTGTTTTTCACATACAGACAcattcatggatttttttttttttacacatttgtggattgaaatacacatttgcaaatacttttactaCACTAATGGCCCCATAGATATCCAGGTTGAATAATGATGCCACTTTGGAtgttatacagtccacatctatattttctccaaatggaaaacaaaactgacaacaggctcaatggatgcaaagtcagtctACTTTTCAATTCTTGGACTTTTCGGGCAAGCAGAGGGGATTTAGGCGGGTTAGCAgttagcattagaagttagcattgtatttcttgtgaatcgtctTGAAATtctgctccaaattccctttcgtcagtaaagccacatttacattgcgATAAGACAGATGTATTTGCcattcaaataaatgaaaaatgaaatgaaaatgaaaaatttcTTTTTGACATTGACAAATCATGTTGTGCAAGCAACCCCAAATTGCATCTTCATGAAGGCAAACATGCTAAATGGACAACATGTGCTATTTTGAGCATTTGAAAGATCGTCTCTTCAATGCACTCTGCTAATAAATCggcatgcacttttttttttttttttggagtgctGTGGTGTATGAGCACATTTTAACACACACAAACCCTTAATAAATCAGGCTCGTATTATTCATTTTCAGATAAATTTTTGCATCCTTGTGTACAACATGCCATCACTTTGAAACTTTTTGGAGAGTAAAACAATGCATCGCACAGCCTGCTGCATTATGATCAATGCATGATCACGCTCTCATTGGAAACAGTATGGCGCCAGTCACTCAAAACATCGGGACACGACGTCAGCCCTCTCTGTACATAGGTGCTCTAGTCTTGATGTTGGTCATCTTGCTTTTAGCTGTCTGCTACACCACAGAACCCAAACTAAACAAACATCCATCGTGGTCATGTTGCTCTCTCTCCATGTCATTATCCAGATTATTAAGTCACTGTCCGGTCCTGGGATGGACACCTCGCTCattataataatgacttggatttattgaGCACCTTTTTATTCAAGATACCCAAGGTGcgttattcattcactcacataTTAGTGAGGGTAAGCTACtaatgtagccacagctgccctgggtcAAACTGACGGAAgcatggctgccattctgcgcctacagcccctccgaccaacacctcattcatacacaggcaaggtggaTTAAGTGTCTTGCCAAAGGACACAACAGCAGTAAGCAGATTTTCAACTGGTTGGGAGCCAGATTCGAACCACCTATCCTTCGGTCATAGGATGACCTGCTGTACCAACTGAGCTACTGCTGCCCCAAGATCACTATGGATCTTACATTGGCCCAAATTATCCAAGTTATTACTGGGTAATGTTCAGTATTAACTTTAAAACAAGGAATGACGGAGTGTCCTGCAGGTTTTTGATAAATGGAAGTGTTCCTTTACACAATAAAGAGGTTTGCCATATTTCACAAGAGCAACAAGTCATAGTTGAGTGAAAACAAGCCCCAAAAATTTTTActttccacaattttttttttttatttttgcagttgAAAGTTTGAATAAAAATCCCAATTCTGTTTTGTGGATGTTTTCTTGCAGTTGTCACATGGTAACATTATTGTCCTCTGAGCCGCCTGTTCAGATAGTTGACGATGGGTACAGTAGCGTGTCCGTATGGGGCGGTCACAGGTCAAGCTTTGTTTTTGATAAATTTCGGTAACATTGTTGGATCCCCGTATTCGTACAGATTATTTAAGTCGTGTTCCTGTGAAGGCCTCTTAATGACAATGAGATGGAGAAAAAATATGGCTTTCTTCAAATGATTTCAAATGGGACTTTGTTGGTAGTGCCATGCACCCAAGAAACCGTCAGTATGTCTACGTCTACATCTGGTGGAAGAACAtacacaaaataaattacagtacaAGACGGCACAGACTGTGCACATGGAAGCTGTGGAAAGCTGCTGCCGGTCAGGATCTTCCTCTCTCTTGTTCCTTTTTCTCCTCTGTGCTGTTCGTCTGCATTTTTTCATAGACTTCCACTCCAGTCTTGAGTTCCTCCCAACGGTAAGGAGCCAGGATGAAGTACTTCTTTCATCAGGCGCTGCTCAATCTCTGCTTTTGCTCTTGGGTCTTCAAGCTTGGAGTTGTTGAACCTTTTCATAGTTTTGCAGTGTCCAGGCCTCCTCTTGGGTTGAGTGTCCAGCTGGATCCTGGAGCAGATCAGATGAAGGTCCATCCAACAACAAGTCTTTGCCTCAGCAGGCAGAATATCTTTCTGGTTGTGCATTTGGGCGATGATGGAGTTGAGCAGGTTCCAATTTAGCGAGGGTGTTGCCAGGAGACTTTGAACTTTTGCTTTTGCCTGAAGATGATAAGATCATGCTGTGCACATTTCGTGAGAAGCAGGGCGCCGCTGACTCTGCACTTGGCCGTTACATTTCTCCCGATGGTTCTTTTCCCGAGTCATTTCAAAGTACCAGGCATGTAGAACAAGTTTTACATGTACTTTGAAACAGTCAAgttcactaataattaaataccTAAAATGATTTCCATAATATTTGACACTTTATTATCAGTTGGCATGTGGCCATAAATTTGACCTTGACCCCTGATCCTGATCGTTGACCAGTCCTAACCAATATCAAATCAGTTCTTCCCAAACACACGCCCAATGTACCCGCCAAGGTTGATCAAAATCAGATGAGGTGAAGAAAGAAATTTATTCATGATTGCATTTATTGTGATATGGAAGGTCCAACAAGTCATTGAATTCTCAAATGTTGTCTCATGGTGGCAGTGTTTGCTCACGCTGAAACCCCGGGGGCTGCCTGTCACTGTTTGGTCTTTTTCTGGTAGCAGCAAATATATTTTAGCAGACACCATCCTGGCAGTTTCTTTGAAGGTAAAAACTGCCGTCATCATTCACAGGCTGACGAGGCCTCACAGAATGTCTGTTTGTGAGGAGAATGCAaacgaaaaaataaattaaaaaaactacTGTATGACCTTCAAATGATGACATTTCCTCCATATGTACTCTGCCTTCTTTGGTTTCCTCCTTCCCATCCACTGCTTTTCAACTGCACTGTGTGGAAGTAAATATGTACTcaagaaaaaataaatgcaacagtttccatttttattttaatgtttttcctttcacaataaaagctttTCAGTGCTTTACAGCACCAAATTCATACAAAAACACTACAGCctatttaaaaaatataatagAAATGAacatcaaaacagacaaacaatggaaccaaaaataaacaaaccaaacatgaaatattCGTATACAGCAAcctaaaattattaaaatataaaataaaatatataaaataattataaacTACACTAAAGAAGTGGATTTTAAGACAGTTTTTAAAGGACTCAGTAGACTCTAACCTTCTCACCTCCAGTGGCAGATTATTCCACCAGACTAGGGCacaatattaataaataaatttaaaaaaaacaaactgttccACTCCCTGCAAATTTGTTCACAACCTTCAGAACACAGAGTGAGTCTGCATCCTGACAGCACAGGCCACAAAATGGGACACAAGGCATCAAAGAGCTGAGGTTTCTTCTGTGCACACAAAatgcttatttttttcaaactttgttcacaaatttgctgaataataataattatgcttGTGGACACTtgacctttgccaagataatccattcaCTTCTCAGGTGTCATTTACATGATGCTGATTAAGCAGCATGAGGACATTGAGCCGTGGGGAACCACAGGTTCTAGATGTGGTCGTTTGTACTACATAcggaggacagctgacttttgaggaaaatctgtttacagttatgctacattttttaagcAGACATAGAAAAATTTCTTgacttttatgaaagtctttattgaaggtttaatctgttttcagttgtgttcaattttctaaaaatgaacttttttcatcaataagcttttttgaCGTTGTTTAACCAGAACAATACTCCATGTAAAGAAATTGTGactaactgaagttttatatttgtacTGTGACAGTGTTCACCTCAGATTAAATttcttatacttttttttttttttcggcctgTGTAAGTCTCTATTGAGACACAATTCTACTGTTTTGTCTgaagtgtgaacatgttaattctgggtttggggtcgcATGCAAATGTCAggaaatgtccagatttgaatctgctgtctgggattttagaggatggacagactgatgagttctgtcaggtctgcagcaacctcacaggcttttattttgaaatacaggctcttattgtgttAGTGCATATTGGTCCGATCAACTTGCTGTTTTCacgacttgaatcctcatgaaaaaaattCATAAGTATGCCAAAGGATGACAGTCAGCActttctggatttcaattgatgctccggatacacaaacacacagaggccacgccccttttattatatggatctGGATGCAGTCAGTCCAAGTATTGCACACTtggacgagcggaggcagtggccacctgggaattcgggacttggcggttccagtacttctggggttcggtggcagaggagatctgggtggttccggttcgactaggacggacgtctcctaccttcgagcctgcccacacgacaccagcagatttcggcttaaaccccaaattattgattgttgtatcggttgtgctcgtttcacaacagtaaaacttgttattcacctttctccattgtccgttcattgcgccccctgttgtgggtccgtgtacctacactttcacaacaggatatctcggccagcatcatggatcccgaggggcgtcaaccggctgttgaacggccaatggaagaacagggcgcgtcggcgtcttcgggaggggtaatcggtgagttgcagcggatcctcaccgctttcaccactcggatcgatttaatgaccgagcagcacgttctcctaaaccgcagggtggaggctttcaccgcacaagtggaagcgcgccctctgggcgccgctgtggctctccctcccgaggaccctgcgcgtgatagtgacgttccactggtcgttcaacggtcccttcctccgtccccagggagatagggctccctctggtggctcttacctcgcctgtacaggttcgggcactagatggctccctactcccaccgatcacgcataagacaccaccagtaactctggtggtgtcaggtaaccaccgggaggtgatcgagttctttgtgactcaggccacctcccgtgtggttctgggttttccctggatgctaaagcacaatccccggatcgattggctgtccggggtagtggtacagtggagcgagacctgccatcgggagtgtctaggttcctcggttcctcccggctcccacgctaaggaggaggtccgagtcccgcccaatctgaaggcggtgccggtggagtaccatgacctcgcggacgtgttcagcaaggatctggctctcacgcttcctccccaccgcccgtatgattgtgccattgatttggttccaggcagtgagttcccgtccagtaggctgtacaaactttcacggccggaacgcgaatcaatggagacctacatccgggactcattagctgccgggttgatccggaattccacctctccgatgggtgctggtttcttttttgtgggtaaaaacgatggcgggcttcgtccatgcattgattacagggggttgaacgaaatcacggttcgcaaccgatacccgttgcccttattggattcagtgttcacccccttgcatggagccagaatcttcaccaagcttgatcttaggaatgcgtatcatttggttcggatccggaagggagacgaatggaagacggcatttaacaccccgttaggtcattttgagtacctggtcatgccgttcggtctcactaatgctcccgcgactttccaagcgttggtaaacgatgtcttgcgggacttcctgcaccggttcgtcttcgtgtatctagacgatatactcatcttttccccggatcctgagactcatgtccggcatgtccgtcaggtcctacagcggttgttggagaaccgcctgtttgtgaagggcgagaagtgtgagttccaccgcacctctttgtccttcctggggttcatcatctcctccaactccgttgctcctgatccggccaaggttgcggcggtg
Proteins encoded in this region:
- the LOC117524105 gene encoding olfactory receptor 140-like, with amino-acid sequence MTLSTMVVSNGFFFSLSGLNFTAEHKLVLFAVTSLYYVIIWFVNVALILTIVTDRTLHDPMYVFLCSMCVSGLYGTSGFYPKFLKDLLSPAHVASYTECFLQSFVIYSSYSCDLSTLTLMAFDRYVAICLPLRYHSVMTKQRVALFVVFSWLLPLFCMFVNTMTVLQSDLCGSNIPKLYCSNYFINKLACTPSVANTGVVYFNIIFYILHFVFILCSYIPLLRTCQRSNEGWNKFVQTCVPHLIALLNFGVAVLFDLMYMRFGSLSLTQNLQNFMSIEVFLIPPIMNPLIYGLKLSKLRNKVHEFIHKN